Proteins from a genomic interval of Phenylobacterium sp. LH3H17:
- a CDS encoding toll/interleukin-1 receptor domain-containing protein yields the protein MGGLGRVDMNADIFISFASQDRKVADILCTALESRGFGCWISSRNIQPGENFQVSIVQAIRRARIMLLVFTENSNKSEEMTKELALASQQKLIVIPLRVEDVTPNEAFSYEFATRQWIDFFADWEFAMDQLSLRIASAIGDPAADAAAAPAPAPAPPPEARIPPTEAPKTSVRPSKVSAPVEGHKKPAAMPPAATVHAPVERTKRPMAALALAGAAVAVAVAVGLMLSAPKPKAPAVEPKVAILASATLAPTLPTQPTPPAAEDPVAAADEAPKAKAAPKRKAPKVQRQVEEEIPY from the coding sequence GTGGGCGGACTCGGGCGTGTTGATATGAATGCCGATATTTTCATCAGTTTTGCTTCGCAAGACCGAAAAGTCGCGGATATTCTGTGCACTGCGCTGGAGAGCCGCGGATTCGGGTGCTGGATCTCCTCGCGAAACATTCAGCCAGGCGAGAATTTCCAGGTCTCGATCGTGCAGGCGATCCGCCGCGCGCGGATCATGCTGCTGGTCTTCACCGAGAACTCGAACAAGTCCGAGGAGATGACCAAGGAGCTGGCGCTCGCCAGCCAGCAGAAGCTGATCGTCATTCCGCTGCGCGTGGAGGACGTCACGCCGAACGAGGCCTTCTCCTACGAGTTCGCCACCCGCCAATGGATCGACTTCTTCGCGGACTGGGAGTTCGCGATGGACCAGCTCAGCCTGCGCATCGCCAGCGCGATCGGCGATCCCGCGGCGGACGCCGCCGCCGCCCCCGCACCTGCGCCTGCGCCTCCGCCGGAGGCTCGCATACCGCCGACCGAGGCCCCCAAGACGAGCGTCCGGCCGAGCAAGGTCAGCGCACCGGTTGAAGGTCACAAGAAGCCCGCCGCCATGCCGCCGGCCGCGACCGTGCACGCGCCGGTCGAACGGACGAAGCGCCCGATGGCGGCGCTGGCGCTGGCCGGAGCGGCCGTCGCGGTCGCCGTGGCCGTCGGCCTGATGCTGAGCGCGCCCAAGCCCAAGGCGCCCGCCGTCGAGCCGAAGGTCGCGATCCTGGCCTCGGCGACCCTGGCGCCTACGCTGCCCACCCAGCCCACGCCGCCCGCGGCGGAGGATCCGGTGGCGGCGGCGGACGAGGCTCCCAAGGCGAAGGCCGCGCCGAAGCGCAAGGCCCCCAAGGTCCAGCGCCAGGTCGAGGAGGAAATCCCCTACTGA